One genomic region from Arenicella chitinivorans encodes:
- a CDS encoding CaiB/BaiF CoA transferase family protein has product MIKHGALSHLKVLDLSRVLAGPWAGQVLADFGADVIKVEQPEKGDDTRHWAPPYMPDSSGADTAESAYYLCANRGKRSICVDIRSAEGQAVLHALVQDSDVVIENFKAGHLANYHLDYDTLSNINPALIYCSITGFGQTGPYSERPGYDFLIQAMSGLMSVTGEPDGPPQKVGVAVTDVLTGLYAVIGVLAALSERSISGLGQHIDLSLFDVAVASMANQASNYLVGGMTPQAMGNAHPNIVPYQSFETQQGHCVVAVGNDSQFARFCVVVGRPEWCDDERFKSNSQRVKNRKVLVVLIAEEMRRDTRDNWLAKFQKADVPAAPINNLQDVFNDPQILARQMKINVPHPSNPDLELVGNPLKFSRTPVSYHRPPPELGEHTEEIFNKLKGT; this is encoded by the coding sequence ATGATTAAGCATGGCGCGTTGTCGCACCTTAAGGTTTTAGACTTGTCGAGAGTATTAGCTGGGCCGTGGGCTGGGCAAGTGCTGGCTGATTTTGGTGCCGACGTGATTAAGGTTGAGCAGCCAGAAAAAGGAGACGACACTCGGCATTGGGCGCCGCCGTATATGCCTGATTCAAGTGGTGCCGATACGGCAGAGAGCGCGTACTACCTATGTGCAAATCGAGGCAAGAGATCGATTTGTGTGGATATTCGTAGTGCCGAAGGCCAAGCGGTGTTGCATGCGCTGGTGCAGGACAGCGATGTCGTGATCGAAAACTTTAAGGCCGGTCATTTGGCAAATTATCACCTCGACTACGACACCTTATCTAATATAAATCCGGCTCTGATTTATTGCTCGATCACTGGATTTGGTCAAACCGGACCGTATAGTGAACGACCCGGCTACGACTTTTTAATTCAAGCCATGAGCGGGCTTATGAGTGTGACTGGAGAGCCTGATGGTCCACCACAGAAAGTCGGCGTTGCGGTAACAGATGTACTAACCGGGTTGTATGCGGTAATCGGGGTATTGGCGGCTTTGTCCGAGCGTTCGATCTCCGGATTGGGGCAACATATCGATTTGTCCTTATTCGATGTAGCCGTCGCATCCATGGCAAACCAAGCGAGCAATTACCTCGTTGGCGGAATGACTCCGCAAGCGATGGGCAATGCGCATCCAAATATCGTGCCGTATCAGAGCTTTGAAACGCAACAAGGACACTGTGTGGTAGCTGTCGGCAATGACTCGCAGTTCGCGCGGTTTTGTGTGGTTGTTGGGCGCCCAGAGTGGTGCGACGATGAGCGCTTTAAATCGAATAGTCAGCGGGTCAAGAATCGAAAAGTGTTAGTTGTTCTAATTGCCGAAGAGATGCGGCGTGACACGCGAGATAACTGGTTGGCAAAATTTCAAAAAGCAGATGTACCAGCCGCGCCGATAAATAACCTACAAGATGTTTTCAACGACCCTCAAATTCTTGCTCGGCAAATGAAGATCAACGTGCCGCATCCGAGCAATCCAGACCTCGAGTTAGTCGGCAATCCACTTAAGTTTTCTCGCACGCCGGTTAGCTATCATCGACCGCCTCCCGAGCTGGGGGAGCATACTGAGGAAATATTCAATAAACTCAAAGGCACCTAG
- a CDS encoding alpha/beta fold hydrolase — MKRVVFAVIGLTVAAYFSVQWGHSSSSPSVALPAETLELVRHTEYPTYYAHVNGVRIAYQEFGKPQDDAVLLVMGLGGQLIHWEDSFVFSLVEQGYRVIRFDNRDSGWSSKFHQQGAPGAFTLLKYKLGLPLGAPYRLDDMADDAIALLDHLGIEQAHIAGISMGGMIAQLMAAHHPERVTTLTSIMSTSSDPDLPSGTLQPSLENLDGMSRTEVIVSRAQFAQQIDGDVAELSTQAWQQRMTRSYDRAHYPDGTARQLWAIADSGDRVDLLKQIKLPTLVVHGTADNLIPLQAGQHTAELITDSKFVALEGMGHFIDSQNEPLLIDEMLDLYAQHSVVKQPESHAAPAVLSMR, encoded by the coding sequence ATGAAACGCGTAGTATTCGCAGTTATTGGTCTCACCGTGGCCGCTTATTTTTCAGTTCAGTGGGGACACTCATCGAGTTCGCCGTCTGTAGCTCTGCCCGCTGAAACCTTGGAATTGGTTCGACACACCGAATACCCAACTTATTACGCGCACGTAAATGGTGTTCGCATCGCCTACCAAGAGTTTGGTAAACCACAGGATGATGCGGTGCTGTTGGTCATGGGGCTCGGCGGACAACTCATACACTGGGAAGACAGTTTTGTTTTTTCGTTAGTGGAACAAGGCTACCGAGTGATTCGATTTGATAATCGCGATTCAGGCTGGTCGAGCAAATTTCACCAACAAGGCGCACCTGGCGCGTTTACGCTACTCAAATATAAACTCGGTTTACCATTGGGCGCGCCTTATCGCTTAGATGATATGGCAGACGACGCGATTGCGCTGTTGGATCACTTAGGCATTGAACAAGCGCATATTGCCGGTATTTCAATGGGCGGAATGATTGCGCAGTTAATGGCAGCACACCACCCAGAAAGGGTTACGACACTCACCTCAATCATGTCCACCTCAAGTGATCCTGACTTACCCAGTGGCACACTGCAGCCATCACTCGAGAATCTCGACGGCATGAGCCGAACAGAGGTAATCGTGTCACGGGCACAGTTTGCACAGCAAATAGACGGTGATGTTGCCGAGCTATCGACACAAGCATGGCAACAGCGCATGACCCGAAGCTACGACCGAGCGCATTATCCTGATGGCACTGCTCGGCAACTTTGGGCAATTGCTGATTCCGGTGATCGTGTTGATCTTCTCAAGCAAATCAAGCTACCAACGTTGGTAGTACACGGCACCGCAGACAATCTCATTCCACTGCAAGCCGGACAACACACGGCTGAGCTGATTACCGACTCTAAATTTGTGGCGTTGGAAGGCATGGGGCATTTTATCGATAGCCAAAACGAACCCCTACTCATTGATGAAATGCTCGACCTGTACGCGCAGCACTCAGTGGTTAAACAACCAGAAAGTCACGCTGCACCAGCTGTGCTGTCTATGCGCTAG